The Dama dama isolate Ldn47 chromosome 25, ASM3311817v1, whole genome shotgun sequence genome window below encodes:
- the LOC133046439 gene encoding ATP synthase subunit g, mitochondrial-like, with product MAQFVCNLVEKAPALVNAAVTYSKLRLAMLWYYAKVELVPPAPAEIPTAIQSLKKIINSAKTSSFKQLTVKEALLNGLVATEMWMWFYVGEIIGKRGIIGYDV from the coding sequence ATGGCCCAGTTTGTCTGTAATCTCGTGGAGAAGGCCCCGGCGCTGGTCAACGCTGCTGTGACTTACTCGAAGCTTCGATTGGCCATGCTTTGGTACTATGCCAAGGTTGAGCTGGTTCCTCCAGCCCCTGCTGAGATCCCTACAGCAATTCAGAGCTTGAAAAAAATTATCAACAGTGCTAAAACCAGTAGCTTCAAACAGCTCACTGTTAAGGAAGCTCTACTGAATGGTTTGGTGGCCACTGAGATGTGGATGTGGTTTTATGTTGGCGAGATCATAGGCAAGCGTGGCATCATTGGCTATGATGTTTGA